A single genomic interval of Acidobacteriota bacterium harbors:
- a CDS encoding HNH endonuclease, with the protein MRATARTAMDAYTSNGEKSNEAYKDKVAMLQAPVLVLNATYEPVNVCGARRAIVLILKGAAMAEEVSLDVIRATSRSLRVPSVIRLIEYHRIPYQSRVLSRKNILIRDRYTCQYCAETLPASALTLDHVLPRSRSGKSTWENLVACCYLCNNYKGNRTPEQAHMKLLKQPRPYNLHTNRHLMRLMANTDSRWRKYLFF; encoded by the coding sequence ATGCGCGCCACGGCACGAACGGCAATGGACGCCTATACGAGTAACGGCGAGAAATCCAACGAGGCCTACAAGGATAAAGTCGCGATGCTACAAGCACCCGTGCTGGTCCTGAACGCAACGTATGAGCCGGTAAATGTCTGCGGCGCGCGCCGGGCCATTGTGCTGATCCTGAAAGGCGCGGCGATGGCGGAGGAAGTTTCCCTCGACGTGATTCGCGCCACCTCGCGCTCACTGCGCGTGCCTTCTGTGATCCGGCTGATTGAGTATCACCGCATTCCCTATCAGTCGCGCGTGCTGTCCCGCAAAAACATTCTCATCCGCGACCGCTATACCTGCCAGTACTGCGCCGAGACACTGCCCGCCTCCGCGCTGACGCTGGACCATGTGCTGCCGCGCTCACGCAGCGGCAAGTCAACGTGGGAAAATCTGGTGGCCTGCTGCTACCTCTGCAACAATTACAAAGGCAATCGCACGCCCGAGCAGGCCCACATGAAGCTGCTCAAACAGCCGCGCCCCTACAATCTGCACACCAATCGTCACCTGATGCGCCTGATGGCGAACACCGATTCCCGTTGGCGCAAATACCTATTCTTCTAG
- a CDS encoding SelT/SelW/SelH family protein, producing MTQKILVEFKQRISQLELKPFSDGRFEVFVNSQKIFSKLAEHRFPEASDIIAELKTHK from the coding sequence TTGACGCAGAAAATCCTGGTGGAGTTCAAGCAGCGCATCTCGCAGCTCGAGCTGAAACCCTTCAGCGACGGGCGCTTCGAAGTATTCGTCAACTCGCAGAAAATTTTCTCGAAGCTCGCCGAGCATCGCTTCCCGGAAGCGAGCGACATCATCGCCGAGTTGAAGACTCACAAGTAA